The Streptomyces kanamyceticus genome window below encodes:
- a CDS encoding S8 family peptidase: MALTAGMTGPASAQRNEPLRPGDTGARATGISTGTGTGTSTATQDHHQLTLITGDHVTVDPQGRVTGFTPAKGREHIPVRTHRSPDGHTLVLPADAQRLIADGRIDQRLFDVTELSKKRNRAAQAKGLKVIVGYRGAAQATAKADVRAAGDTTVRRSLKALNADALTTPKRDAGDLWKALTGEQGSARTTASGIAHVWLDGTRKATLDKSVKQIGADKAWDAGYDGKGVKIAVLDTGVDATHPDLKDQVAAEKNFTASADAKDRYGHGTHVASTVAGTGAKSGGKFKGVAPGAKILNGKVLSDDGFGDDSGIIAGMEWAAAEKADVVNLSLGGGDAPGIDPLEATVNKLSAEKGILFAISAGNDGVPGSVGSPGSADAALTVGAVDDNDKLADFSSQGPRVGDGAIKPDVTAPGVDITAAAAPGSVIEKQVGQNPEGYLTISGTSMAAPHVAGAAALLKQQHPDWKYSELKGALTGSTKPGKYTPFQQGSGRIAVDKAIEQTVVAEPVSVSFGTQQWPHTDDKPVTKKVTYKNLGKDDVTLDLTVEATGPKGDPAPAGFFTLGADKVTVPAGGTASVDLTADSKLGAGLDGAYSAYVVASGGGQSVRTAAAIDNEVERYEVTLKFIGRDGKPAPNHNSTLSAITGADKGLNLFPNDPSGTDTFRVAKGSYLLDSAIYVDPENGDKGVDWLFQPTLAIDKKMTVTVDARTAKQVDITGPDQAAKLKFMDSRITYQGYELGALNVTSFQSMRTAHLGPQVPEGLGQQWLATWRKDADTRYDMLLGGAVKKVATGYSRHLKPADFATLKVGMGASSPGRTGSIAVAGYLPLAGGISPIFPGQKLPRTQTVHVSALDGVRWGIDFDQYGDKNADGEPAWDGAYRMTPGAYTAGRTYAKSFNTGVFGPALGKDMGIFREGDKLGGSLPVVADGKGHAGWSTYASAKSTLYRDGTKIAENGDPLTGSETYTVPAQDAAYKLTTTVKRDPKVATASSRVDASWTFRSKKVTDRTQLPASTVRFAPKLDLKSLAPAGATQSVPVKIQGAAAGAGNLKSLAVYVSYDSGRTWQKTPVLAGKISVKNPAKGKGIALRAKITDKDGNKSTLSVYDAYFGK, translated from the coding sequence ATGGCCCTCACGGCGGGCATGACGGGCCCGGCGTCGGCCCAGCGAAACGAGCCCTTACGCCCCGGCGACACGGGTGCACGGGCGACCGGCATCAGCACCGGCACCGGCACCGGCACCAGCACCGCGACACAGGACCACCACCAGCTCACCCTCATCACCGGTGACCACGTCACCGTCGACCCCCAAGGGCGCGTCACCGGGTTCACCCCGGCGAAGGGCCGCGAGCACATACCCGTCCGTACGCACCGCTCGCCGGACGGCCACACCCTCGTACTCCCGGCGGACGCCCAGCGTCTGATCGCCGACGGCCGGATCGACCAACGGCTTTTCGACGTCACGGAGTTGAGCAAGAAGCGCAACCGCGCCGCCCAGGCCAAGGGCCTCAAGGTGATCGTCGGCTACCGGGGTGCCGCCCAGGCCACCGCGAAGGCCGACGTCAGGGCCGCCGGAGATACCACCGTCCGCCGCTCACTCAAGGCGCTGAACGCCGACGCCCTCACCACCCCCAAGCGCGACGCGGGCGACCTGTGGAAGGCCCTCACCGGCGAGCAGGGCAGCGCCCGCACCACCGCGTCCGGCATCGCGCACGTCTGGCTCGACGGCACCCGCAAGGCGACCCTCGACAAGAGCGTCAAGCAGATCGGCGCCGACAAGGCCTGGGACGCGGGCTACGACGGCAAGGGCGTGAAGATCGCCGTCCTGGACACCGGCGTGGACGCCACCCACCCCGACCTCAAGGACCAGGTCGCCGCCGAGAAGAACTTCACCGCTTCCGCCGACGCCAAGGACCGCTACGGCCACGGCACCCACGTCGCGTCCACCGTGGCGGGCACGGGCGCCAAGTCCGGCGGCAAGTTCAAGGGCGTCGCCCCCGGCGCCAAGATCCTCAACGGCAAGGTCCTCAGCGACGACGGATTCGGCGACGACTCGGGGATCATCGCGGGCATGGAGTGGGCGGCGGCCGAGAAGGCCGACGTCGTCAACCTCAGCCTCGGCGGCGGCGACGCCCCGGGCATCGACCCCCTCGAAGCGACCGTCAACAAGCTCTCCGCCGAGAAGGGCATCCTCTTCGCCATCTCGGCGGGCAACGACGGGGTGCCCGGTTCCGTCGGCTCCCCGGGCAGCGCGGACGCCGCCCTGACCGTCGGTGCGGTCGACGACAACGACAAGCTCGCCGACTTCTCCAGCCAGGGTCCGCGGGTCGGCGACGGCGCCATCAAGCCCGACGTGACCGCCCCCGGTGTGGACATCACCGCCGCGGCCGCCCCGGGATCCGTCATCGAGAAGCAGGTCGGCCAGAACCCCGAGGGCTATCTGACGATCTCCGGCACGTCCATGGCGGCGCCGCACGTGGCGGGCGCCGCCGCGCTGCTCAAGCAGCAGCACCCCGACTGGAAGTACTCCGAGCTCAAGGGCGCGCTCACCGGGTCCACCAAGCCGGGCAAGTACACGCCGTTCCAGCAGGGTTCGGGCCGGATCGCGGTCGACAAGGCCATCGAGCAGACGGTCGTCGCCGAGCCGGTGTCCGTCAGCTTCGGTACGCAGCAGTGGCCCCACACCGACGACAAGCCGGTCACCAAGAAGGTGACGTACAAGAACCTCGGCAAGGACGACGTCACCCTCGACCTCACCGTCGAGGCCACCGGGCCCAAGGGCGACCCGGCCCCCGCCGGGTTCTTCACCCTCGGCGCGGACAAGGTGACCGTCCCGGCGGGCGGCACCGCCTCCGTCGACCTGACCGCCGACTCCAAGCTGGGCGCGGGCCTGGACGGCGCGTACTCCGCGTACGTCGTGGCGAGCGGCGGCGGCCAGTCCGTGCGCACCGCGGCGGCGATCGACAACGAGGTCGAGCGGTACGAGGTGACGCTGAAGTTCATCGGCCGCGACGGGAAGCCCGCGCCGAACCACAACTCGACCCTCTCCGCCATCACCGGCGCCGACAAGGGCCTCAACCTCTTCCCGAACGACCCGTCGGGGACCGACACCTTCCGTGTGGCCAAGGGCAGTTACCTGCTCGACTCGGCGATCTACGTCGACCCCGAGAACGGTGACAAGGGCGTCGACTGGCTCTTCCAGCCGACGCTGGCCATCGACAAGAAGATGACGGTGACCGTCGACGCGCGCACCGCCAAGCAGGTCGACATCACGGGTCCCGACCAGGCCGCGAAGCTGAAGTTCATGGACTCCCGCATCACCTACCAGGGCTACGAGTTGGGCGCCCTGAACGTCACCTCCTTCCAGAGCATGCGCACCGCCCACCTCGGCCCCCAGGTGCCGGAGGGCCTCGGTCAGCAGTGGCTCGCCACCTGGCGCAAGGACGCGGACACGCGGTACGACATGCTCCTCGGCGGCGCCGTCAAGAAGGTCGCGACCGGCTACAGCCGACACCTGAAGCCCGCCGACTTCGCCACGCTGAAGGTCGGCATGGGCGCCTCGTCGCCCGGCCGCACGGGCTCCATCGCCGTCGCCGGATACCTGCCGTTGGCGGGCGGCATCTCGCCGATCTTCCCCGGCCAGAAGCTGCCGCGCACCCAGACCGTGCACGTCTCCGCGCTCGACGGAGTGCGGTGGGGCATCGACTTCGACCAGTACGGCGACAAGAACGCGGACGGCGAACCCGCCTGGGACGGTGCCTACCGGATGACCCCGGGTGCCTACACGGCGGGCCGTACGTACGCGAAGTCCTTCAACACCGGCGTCTTCGGCCCCGCCCTCGGCAAGGACATGGGCATCTTCCGCGAGGGCGACAAGCTCGGCGGCAGCCTGCCCGTCGTCGCCGACGGCAAGGGACACGCGGGCTGGAGCACCTACGCGTCGGCGAAGTCGACCCTGTACCGGGACGGCACGAAGATCGCCGAGAACGGTGACCCGCTGACCGGCTCCGAGACGTACACGGTCCCGGCACAGGACGCCGCGTACAAGCTCACGACCACCGTGAAGCGCGACCCGAAGGTCGCCACGGCCTCGTCCCGCGTCGACGCCAGCTGGACGTTCCGGTCCAAGAAGGTGACCGACAGGACCCAACTCCCGGCGTCCACGGTCCGGTTCGCCCCCAAGCTCGACCTGAAGAGCCTGGCCCCGGCGGGCGCGACCCAGTCCGTCCCGGTCAAGATCCAGGGCGCGGCGGCCGGTGCGGGCAACCTCAAGTCCCTCGCGGTGTACGTGTCGTACGACTCCGGGCGGACCTGGCAGAAGACCCCGGTCCTGGCCGGGAAGATCTCCGTGAAGAACCCGGCGAAGGGCAAGGGGATCGCCCTCCGCGCGAAGATCACCGACAAGGACGGCAACAAGTCGACGCTGTCGGTCTACGACGCCTACTTCGGCAAGTAG
- a CDS encoding eCIS core domain-containing protein yields the protein MEFARGRRAGQRGASRRDRSTGAPLPVDVRGKLERRFNAAFDTVRWHRDPTAAGNIDASAFATGEHVVLGVDTDPHSAAGLSLIAHELTHVLQQRRTGPVPADAPPTGRQDAAEREAEAAAAAVISGQRPAPVREPPHGLPRAPKPGVPPDPDIGLTRRDMHDLAPTYVENLFGKVDYRSGYLISEGTEGSEGWQERYWSLFWVDGNGTMRASVRLVNPERTARARTMKSLPEQFGAALAWFRGRGVRVLAFEGDWSYMNADEPSSNLAVYQREVAAGRGSAEAAGATPSGRAAVAAGFTEISVAPTVVEEQEHLPEGVARPRVKATFRIPGFEDAGNRLAGLARAEEILDRYGRFVRGSEQLTEQVRRTRSELEAALDAYVRAKADGSPEEGTAREQARRRLDQLATEELLPVTMARLTELARLGPHLERFEGELLEARRTGRMSEAGIDALWEIAPDTARRLVRSSRLPRREQARLFGSLPGAVPGGGTRVTAGFLIALEMVNLVAPLVEQERAHSADHDVGAALRDIMWWQDKGVAPTMKAVDDNLAPFWSNEETTDRATIQKWLDDHEVGFLALTGIEGAPNWDRFGIWATTHLLNYGDWQEFIERSTAVRGTGPYLYEREWSYRTATIESHWYDFEVREIWNPDKQLTKILRSAAQAMVRRTEREIALAAVAPGRLSGPGTFLESADRSTEAFVTLPRATGRKRFRHGIGEPTLYTSYQQHARTGFAHDALLYTFPDRAALGRGEVPDGYVVVGGADFNTYVAVYNTLNVVSMATDHPIIDRVPRNEFPNRSEMLLARSGDLEDAPTERP from the coding sequence ATGGAATTCGCACGTGGGCGTCGTGCTGGTCAGCGTGGTGCGTCCCGAAGGGACCGGAGCACGGGTGCCCCCCTGCCGGTCGACGTGCGCGGGAAACTGGAGCGGCGGTTCAACGCGGCATTCGACACGGTGCGATGGCACCGAGACCCGACGGCGGCCGGAAACATCGACGCGTCCGCGTTCGCGACCGGGGAACACGTTGTGCTCGGTGTCGACACGGACCCGCACTCCGCCGCAGGGCTGAGCCTCATCGCACACGAACTGACTCACGTGCTCCAGCAGCGAAGGACAGGGCCCGTTCCTGCGGACGCGCCGCCCACCGGCCGTCAGGATGCCGCCGAACGCGAGGCCGAGGCCGCCGCGGCCGCCGTCATCAGTGGGCAGCGGCCCGCACCAGTCAGGGAACCACCGCATGGATTGCCCCGCGCTCCGAAGCCCGGTGTGCCCCCGGATCCGGACATAGGTCTCACCCGCCGGGACATGCACGATCTGGCGCCGACTTACGTCGAGAACCTCTTCGGGAAGGTCGACTACCGCTCCGGATACCTGATTTCCGAGGGAACGGAGGGAAGCGAGGGGTGGCAGGAGCGCTACTGGTCACTGTTCTGGGTCGACGGCAACGGCACCATGCGGGCGAGCGTGCGGCTGGTCAATCCCGAGCGCACGGCCCGGGCCCGCACGATGAAGTCCCTGCCGGAGCAGTTCGGAGCGGCGCTGGCCTGGTTCCGAGGGAGGGGCGTACGGGTCCTGGCCTTCGAGGGGGACTGGAGCTACATGAACGCTGACGAGCCATCGAGCAACCTCGCCGTGTACCAGCGCGAGGTGGCGGCCGGGCGCGGCTCGGCGGAGGCCGCGGGCGCGACCCCGTCCGGACGGGCCGCCGTCGCGGCGGGCTTCACCGAGATCTCCGTCGCTCCCACCGTGGTGGAAGAGCAGGAGCACCTGCCTGAGGGAGTGGCGCGCCCACGAGTGAAGGCGACCTTCCGCATCCCTGGCTTCGAAGACGCCGGGAACCGTCTCGCGGGCCTTGCCAGGGCAGAGGAGATTCTCGACCGCTACGGGAGGTTCGTGCGGGGGAGTGAGCAACTGACCGAGCAAGTCCGGCGGACCCGTTCAGAACTGGAGGCAGCGCTGGACGCCTACGTGAGGGCGAAGGCCGACGGGAGTCCGGAGGAAGGCACCGCCCGGGAGCAGGCGCGCCGACGGCTCGATCAGCTGGCGACCGAGGAACTGCTGCCCGTGACCATGGCCCGGCTGACGGAACTGGCCAGGCTCGGGCCGCACTTGGAGAGATTCGAGGGCGAGCTCCTGGAGGCCCGTCGCACGGGGCGGATGTCCGAGGCGGGGATCGACGCACTGTGGGAGATCGCGCCGGACACCGCTCGCAGGCTCGTCCGGTCCAGCCGACTGCCGCGCAGGGAACAGGCACGGCTTTTTGGCAGCCTTCCGGGAGCCGTGCCGGGCGGTGGGACGCGGGTGACGGCAGGGTTCCTCATCGCCCTGGAGATGGTGAATCTGGTGGCGCCCCTGGTGGAACAGGAACGGGCACACTCCGCCGACCACGACGTCGGTGCGGCGTTGAGGGACATCATGTGGTGGCAGGACAAGGGCGTGGCCCCCACGATGAAGGCGGTCGACGACAACCTCGCGCCTTTCTGGAGCAACGAGGAGACGACCGACCGGGCAACGATCCAGAAGTGGCTGGACGACCACGAGGTCGGCTTCCTCGCGTTGACCGGGATCGAGGGCGCACCGAACTGGGACCGGTTCGGGATCTGGGCGACGACGCACCTGCTCAACTACGGCGACTGGCAGGAGTTCATCGAGCGGTCGACCGCGGTGCGCGGCACCGGCCCGTATCTGTACGAGCGGGAGTGGTCCTACCGCACTGCGACCATCGAGTCGCACTGGTACGACTTCGAGGTCCGTGAGATCTGGAATCCCGACAAGCAACTCACCAAGATCCTGCGAAGCGCGGCGCAGGCGATGGTCCGGAGGACCGAGAGGGAGATCGCGCTCGCCGCTGTGGCTCCGGGGCGCTTGAGCGGGCCCGGCACGTTCCTGGAGTCGGCCGACCGTTCGACCGAGGCCTTCGTGACACTGCCGAGGGCCACCGGACGCAAGCGCTTCCGACACGGCATCGGCGAGCCGACGCTGTACACGTCGTACCAGCAGCACGCGCGTACCGGCTTCGCGCACGACGCGCTCTTGTACACCTTTCCCGACCGCGCCGCCCTCGGTCGTGGCGAGGTCCCTGACGGATACGTGGTGGTCGGCGGCGCCGACTTCAACACCTACGTCGCCGTGTACAACACGTTGAACGTGGTGAGCATGGCGACGGACCATCCGATCATCGACAGGGTCCCCCGCAACGAGTTTCCCAACAGGAGCGAGATGCTCTTGGCGCGGTCGGGCGACCTTGAGGACGCGCCGACCGAGCGGCCCTGA